A stretch of DNA from Perognathus longimembris pacificus isolate PPM17 chromosome 14, ASM2315922v1, whole genome shotgun sequence:
TTTCTGTCACCCATGCTAACTTCCTCTAGGTTCTTACTTTTCTCAGAACTCCTTCTCTACCATgtatttccattctttccttaaaaaaacttaaaaaatgtttaatgggttgggaatgtggcttagtggtacagtgcttgcctcttgtacatgaagccctgggtttgattcctcagcaccacaaaaacacaaaaaaccagaagtggtgctgtggctcaagtggtagagtgctagtgttggcaaaaggaagccagggacagtgctcaggccctgagttcaagccccaggactggcaaaaaaaaaaaagtttttcctttttctgtgatcCCAGGGAATGAATAGGATCTTGCACAAGCTAgacaaatgctctgccacttgacctacACTCCTAGTCTTTTtagttttcagtttgtttttgagacaggatctcgctactttaaaaaaaaaaaaaaacctggtctAGTTTGAATTCTAAGTCCCTCCTGGTTCTGTCTCTTTAACAgctggattatagacatgtgccatcATGCTGGGCTTCAGTTTGAAAGTcacataaagctttttttttgttcacaaGGTATTCTTTCCTCCCAGCTATTGCATCAAACTTCTTGAAAGAGTGGTCTACATTCTTTTGTCCATTTCCTTGTCTAAAGTGTATTCTTTGCTTCTTGCAACTTCTGCAGTTTCTAAACTGCTTTTCCGCAGGTCAGTAATTctgtcctatctttttttttttttgccagtactggggcttggactcagggcctgagcactgtccctggcttctttttgctcaaggctagcactctgccacttgagccacagcgccacttctggctgttttctgtatatgtggtgctggggaattgaacccagggcctcatgtatacgaggcaagtactcttgccactaggccatattcccagcccattctgtCCTATTTTAACTAAATCCAGTGGCCATCTCACATGCCTGTTCTATCTGCAGCATATAGTGTGCTTTTCCACAACCTATTCCTCTTCCTATTGTCTTTATCTTTATTTACCACTTTAATCATCTTCCCTTCCTGCCCCTTAACTGCTGGTGTCCTCAAATGTCCATTCTTTTAAGTTTCAGTTTTGCTCTAAATTAGTGATTCTCAATCCAGATGCAGCTAAGAATCACCTAAggagctctttaaaaaaaatacgaaccCAGATTAAATCTCATTTAATCAGATTAGATACAGTCCAATTAAATCCGATTTCTGGCTTCACCCAGAAATCGGATTGAATTGATCTGGGGCTGGACTCTGGCATCTGTTTTTGTAGTTGCTCTTCAGGTAATTCTCAAGTGCCACTATGATTGAGCAGCATGATGCACAAtgctattttttatctttttacctCATTTCTAATCAGTAGACCCAAATTTCCAACTTTATGCTGGACATCTGAGCACTCCACAGGACTTTGCATTCTGTGTAGTGCAAACCAAACTCATTCTCAATcctgagaatttcttttttcccccagtgtttATCAGGGCCACCATTTCCCCCATGCTTCCATGTCACAGATCTTTATGTCATTCTTTAAATTCCTCTGTGTTTTGCTCCTCAGTTCACTTATTATTCTCCATACTCTAAatctaagtacattttttttctgccataaATCAATGCTCCATTTTaggatgtaatttttttaaaagtcttcttTTCTGGTCTCCTTGTctcctctgtctttcttcttcattccatTCTTCATGTTTTAGTAGACAAATTTTTCTGGAATACAGATTTAATGGTACCACTCAGTTAGACCGTGGGTTTCTCTTATTGAATAGTCCAAAATCTTTAGTGAGACCTTCACTCAAAATTGGCTTTAATTCTCTAAaatatttctcttctctcctagGTTCCTATCCTTATTCTGTGTCCCCAAATGCAGCTGTCCAATCACATGTTTTCCCAATCTTGTGCTCCTTCTTGTCTTTCCTTATATTATTCTATATAGGACTGGATATAACTCATATGGTTCAAAGAAAGGGACTCTTTACAGATATGGTCCAGGTAAAGAGAAATGATAGGATAATGTACCCAGTGACTTGCAAATTGGGAAGCATTTACTTTTCTAGGTCCAAAGGACCAAAGGAATAAAACAGTTTTCACAGCTCAGTGAGACCTGGAGCTATGGAAAAAGAGGAGCCGAGCCTCAGTGGGAACTGTATACAGAGAGAGTTACAGCCACTTTATTTGGCCAAAATTTTCTTGGCCAACTACTAAGGATGGTCAAGTATCTATAGATTATGAAGGACAGAAAGAGGCACAGAATGAATGATAGTGTGAGGGAGTGAGAAATTAAATATAGAATAACCACATAATCCTTTTATGAATAGTAAAATCCCTTTTCTTTTAGGACACAGTCTGAATGTCATCTTTTATGtgaagttttctgtttttttacctCATGATTCagttgttattttatattattagctGTTGTTAGGCTTCTTTGTTACAGCTATCATTCTGATGATACAATTATTTATGTATCTGCATCCATCTCTTGCATCATAATTTGGGCTTCTGGAGGAAAGAGATCACGCTTCTTTTGGTGCAGTGTCTTGCCCTCAATAGTGTGGCTGAGTTTAATTGCATTCTCATGTTATCACCTTCTCAGGCTCTGTCAAGGAGATTCATATAGTCATATAAACAATCTTCACATTTAGTAACATCCctaattttcacatttttttgttggtcttgctTCTGCTGCTTGCTTGTTGTTCCTCTTTCTTCTTACCTACATTTTTTAGATTAGTCTTTTAACTATAGCTTGCTAACAAATTGTTGGGAAACTGCTTATCATGAATCCTGGTAAATGGTCTAAAATTTGCTAGCTTTATTTCATAATCTGAGTGATGcatataaaattgtttttctttaatctaTGCATGCATtgagcttaaaaaaattaagtcacagAAACCAATTTGTCATTCTTCTTAAATGGAATTTAAAACCTTCTGAATAGAAGTTATACTTGGCTTAATGTGTTTTGCATATAGAAAAGTATATGTGTTGCTCCTATTCTTTATAAATTCCAATATCAAATGCAGTAAATATGTTTTTACTATGCAAACACTGTTCTATGTTGCCAGTTTAGATGCACAAActgatagagatttttttttctggtcctggggcttgaactcagggcctgagtttttgttgttgttgtttttgttttttgctcaactccactctggttttgtttttttttaaatggggaggtctcatttttattatatttaatctCTTGTATTTTGGTCTGTGAATGGCTTCTACTTGGATTTCAAGTAGGCTCCTGGTGGGAAGAGGTGGGGTTGAGAGAAATCTCATATGGAAAAGCAGAACCCCAATCTTTCCAGGCTCTATACTTTTGCTCTTGATTCTGAAACAGAAGTTACCTCTCCTGAGGTGTTCTGTGCTTTACATCCTGACATTGCCACTGGCTGTTTCTTGGTGTCAGGTGAGAAGTACAGTGTTGTAGTGCTGCAGGGGATGGAAGTCAGCAGGAGTGGGGAATGAAGTCTCTGCTTTCCAGGGGCGTTCCAACTTTCAGGAGCCTCCAGTGTGTTTTCAGACTCCTTAGGACCTGGTTCTGTGGCAGACAGAATATGAGGAAGGCCCAGGATCTGTGGTGAGGAGGTGGCCAGCCAGGCTGGGCCCCTGTGTGGTGCCCCAGTAAGCAACCATACTACTTGAGCAGGACAGGGGAagtgcccagggcctggtccTTCCGGGATGAGCAGAGCTGAGGCAGAAAGACTGATTGCAGTGTAACCAGGAGGCTACAGGAAATAACAACGATGGCTGTTGATTTGGCATTAAAGACAGGATACCGTCGAAGCCACAATGGCCCAGAGTGGCACCAACAAGCTCCAGCCAGAAGGTGGGTGGCCAACACGTGTGGGAAGAACAGATGATGCTGCGAGCAGTGCAGCCATTACCTCTCCACTTCACTGGAAGGCCGCTGTGCCTGGTGAGCTACTCTCCGACACAGTGTCCATGCATCCTTCAGGACACTTACATAGCATATCGCTGTGCCCAAGCTCCTCCTAGTCCCTTGTACTTCTCTCTGCAGGCCTTGTAGATGTGGGCTATTTCTGGTACCAGACCGTCATCAGGGTTGGGGGTGCAGAGCAGAGAGCAGGTGGACAAGAGAACTTTGGACACAGTCAGTGGAGGAGACCACTGTGACCACAGGATGTCCAGGCATGTGCTGCTGTTGCTGTTGATATTGGGGTCGTGATATTTTGGTCGTGAGTGAAAGTAACCTTTGAAAGGGTAATGGGTAGGAAAGTGGATGGTCAGGAAGAAAACACCTCCTTGGTAAGGACTTTCATGTGGGCCCATGATGGTGGCCTGCCAGTGGAACAAATCATCACACAGAAGTCCTAGAGAACACTGAGCAGCAGGAGCCCTCTGCAAGTTGGTCAGCTCCTTCTGAATCCGCTTCAGCGCATGGTCCCCCCAGGTAGGGACCTGGAGGCCTGGTGGGGCTGCCTGAGGCGCCCGCTGCGCTCCACTTTGGCTTGTtagtagttaataggagataagagtctcgagtactctcttgccctggctggctttgaaccatgatcctcagatctcagcctgttgagtagctaggagtataggcttgagccactggtacacagcTGATGTTGaaatttaatatgaaaaatatttttgtttggttttgagacagagtcttgtagctcacactggccttgaacttgttatgTAGCCTAGTCTGGCCTTGAATTTTCAATCCTCAACTTCCCTAGTGATGGAATTACAGCTATGCACGACCAGATCCAGAAAAAAgaagtattcttttttaaatttattgtcaaggtgacctacaaaggggttacagttacatatgtaaagtagtgggtacatttcttgtcaaacttgttaccctctccctcacttttctcctactttccctctttcccaatccccaccccccaaattgtacagttcatttctaggaattccaagatatggaaacaagaagttttttgtttttcttcttgtttttaatgtactatgtgaagttatttcttttttctttcattccccccccccaatggtttatcccctgttgtcactgtatttgattttggtaccctggatattgtatataggtttatctgaattagagaagggaaggggaacaacaaaatggtgagataagaAACTATTTTTACACCAGTGGTGTCGAATATTATAGAAATAATGGGAAAATTACAATTTTTATAGTAattctgtttttttaatctcaaatatGATTTTCATCTTACTTTAGcttaagtcatttaaaaaaatacacagtatGCTCATGTTTTCTACTTTATTCCATATACACAGCATAGGTGTAATTGCTGCTTTAGTGACTTTGCCTACCAGTCTTATCATCTGTGGCTATCTGGATCTGTTTCTTTTggttaattccccccccccccccccgcccgcctttATGGATtctagttttcttcttctttgtatacctgctaaattaaaaataatttttttcatttccaacattgtaaATTGTTGATATTTGTATCTTATGTTCTAGGATAGAGTTTAAGTTTCTTGAAAATACTTTGATCTTTTCAATACttgcttttaaattttgataGCCAGAATAATCTTTGTTCTTGTTGTGCTGCTCCTAGGGAATTAAAAACATATGGTAATATATGATACACACTTGTATCGTCTGAGATTATACCCAGGAAGGTCTGTAATTGGTAAAACTGCTAGGAGGACTAGGAGACAGTATAGAAAAGACActaatttttctgtgttcctttttCTATACATTTTGAATCGTATGGGCATGACatctaggtttttttttattttgctattgcTACTAGGTACGTATTTTATTGTTCAATAAAAGTAATTGAGCTTtcctaaaaaagtaaaaaaaaaaaaagtagtttcccACAAATCGCTGTGGGAAAGTACTGGGCTTTTAAAATacaaggaccagagttcaaactctaatacctaAAAAGACTTCTAGACATAAACTAGTCCCATGAGTTTCTGGCATACCTCATGTAAAATCTAGACAAATCTTCTCTGAATGTCAGGAAGAGATACTTGGAGAGATATTTGTATAAGGCCAAAATTATTAAATCCATAGCTCATTATTCaagtcaggaaaaaaaacacaaaacactagGATTTGCTCTTATACATGCCCAGACCCTTTCCTTCTGACACTTTATCTTTGTAAATTCCTAGTTGCTGGTTTTGAATTTCTGAAATGTCAATGTAGCAAGAAAGTACATAAAAGATACTCCCAAGATCTAGCTAGCCAATGAAAGACCATGATGAATAAGATTCTTGACTACAAGAGTTTTTTTTGTCATATGAGAGGTTTATTATGTAGATCATTACAACAcatgaataaaaagaaggaaaatattgcTGTTGGGCTTGGTGTATTTAGAATGGCAGTATTTTGGGTGGAATATGCATTGGCAGGTGGAATCCTGATTTTTCCCTGCAAAGTGAGTCATAGATTATTAATTTAACAAAAGGGAGGCCACTATTACAGTTGTCAAATTTAGCAAAGAAAAATGCCACAGACATCTAGTTATATTTGATTTTTCAGAAAACAACAATTTTTTAGTTGTACATGCATTCTATGCAGTATTTGGGATATACTGAAAAAATTTACTGTTTACCTGAAAGTCAGATTTAATTGGTTGTCTCTGTTTTATCTGGCAATCCTAACAGCTACACAGAGTAGGGAGACAGCATGATTGTCATTGTCTTTTACGTTCTGGTTCCTTCCTTATGAGTTACTATTAACATCCTCCACACAAGCAAGACCCAACGAGGGGTGGGAATACCATAGAATTGACTATGCAGCAATCAGAATGGAAGCTCAGGCTGTGAAGAAAACTTAGGACTCTACTATGAAATAAACCTTTTATTTGCCTCCAAATGAACTGGATAAAGGCACCTTTATAATATATAGGCTGGAAGTTTAGCCTTAACTAGGATCTTAAAGGAAAAGGTGTTGGCAGAGCCTAGAGGGATTGAAGAAGTTCTGAGCTGTGGAAATTCTTGGGATATGTGAAGGTGGAATTTCTGTAAACTAGAGGGATGTGAGATGCAGAATGTGGGTTTGCAAAGACAAAGAGAGTGGTTCTACTGCCTAAAAGTAGATTTGTTAAAGGATTTATGTGAAGTCTTGGAGGCCATGTTATGGATTTTGTGCTCTGGTTCATGAAGTCATGGGGCCCTTCTGCATGCTTCTCATCAGAAAATGGCAACATCAGTGCCACCAGTGATAGGTTATGGAATATTAATCAGACAGCTCTTTTGAAAGggttttcaaagaagaaaaagagtggaGACCGTGACCAAATGAGAGAGGTTGCGATCAGAGCTACTGCTACACTATGTAGAATCAGCAGTTGAATGAGAAAAGGCACCATTCCTGTACCCAGGGTATACATCATTTGTGACTGAGCCAGGAGCTGAAGTTTGGTTCCCCATCATTCTCTTGGACAGCATGGTAGTTGGTTAATTAACACTATAACTTAATATAATAAAGATGAATTTCTTTCTTGTCCATGTTGCTGTCCAGTACCTATACAATGACGCTCTTTCTAATATATGCATTGGGATCAGACCACCTGTGTATTAGAGTGGGAACATCTAGAATACATTACTTCCAGGCAAGCCAGCAAAGAGTTAGAGGTTCTCACAAGGGCACTTATAACTATGCTTGGAAGTAAATGTCATGATTTCTGCCTACATCCTATTACCCATAGCCTGGCCTCCACTTGATTTCCAGCAGTGGCTAGGATTAATGAAATATAGTAACTTGGACTGCTTTGTGGCAAAAGGTACTGGAAGAAGATTCTAGCAGTTGGAAAAGACTGTAGAGATGACAAGGTCAATCTGCTACACTTACTCAATTTTCATTGACTACAAGAAAAGTATACTATCCTTTTTCTTGTACAAAGCACTTTAGGGATTTAATGAGCCTCTATGTCTACCAATTAGGAAAATCATGGATCAAAAATATAGGAGAGACTTCTGATCACTAAATTGTTTATGCTACACTGTCAGAGCATAACTGACTCAagcctaaacacacacacacacacgcacacacacacacacaaatacacatactcAAGTTAGCTTCTACCTGTAAAAATGTGCCCTATGTGCGACtcttgttttgagacaagatctacACTAATTCTAGCCTTGAACTTTTCAGTACTGGGTATTAAACGTAGGGTCTCAAATATGGTAGGCAAGTAACTCTATCATTTGAAACACATGGTAGCATGACTTTAAACTCCATCCTCCTGCTTAAGCCTTCAgaatatgccaccatgcccagctgtatGTGGCATTTGATTGGTATAAAATGTATTCCAGGTCTTTTGGTGAAGAGTATTAATTGGTAGTTGGGAGACCAATCCTCAAAACTTCCTTACCATAAAATCAAGTTTATCTGGGTACATCCCCTGTTTATCAGAGCTTCACTAGCTTCTCTGTTATTATGTAAAGCTGATTGGGACACAAAGACATTCATTGATTATTTGAAGTAATGTTATATGAGTTCAGACAATCCAAACAAACTACTGGCCACATCAGAATTTTGCCATATGAATGGACTCACAGCCTTGACACATAGCCAAGGATATTTAATGCATAAGGTCATCAAGAGCCATAACAgactttaaataaatatttcaggtTCATTCTTATAGTGTTCATATATCTTAAACTATCCACAAAAATCTAGATTGTAAATGTTAGATTTGGCAGATGGGTCACTCACTCGTTTggtgaaaaaaaagtatatatatatatatatatttcttatatatcACTATAGCCATTGTACCTTACAGGACATAGCAAATGCATTCATTGTCATTTATAGAGGAAAGCT
This window harbors:
- the LOC125363014 gene encoding ubiquitin-conjugating enzyme E2 D4-like — encoded protein: MYPDKLDFMEQHNKNKDYSGYQNLKASIEKIKATIMGPHESPYQGGVFFLTIHFPTHYPFKGYFHSRPKYHDPNINSNSSTCLDILWSQWSPPLTVSKVLLSTCSLLCTPNPDDGLVPEIAHIYKACREKYKGLGGAWAQRYAM